The following coding sequences are from one Scomber scombrus chromosome 20, fScoSco1.1, whole genome shotgun sequence window:
- the si:ch73-206p6.1 gene encoding phospholipid scramblase 1 has translation MNMYAVPSPGMPGCPPGLEYLTQVDQLLIKQKVELVEALVGFESNNKYEVRNVMGQNVFYAVEENDCLSRQCCGPMRSFTIHVLDNFGQEVITVTRPLKCMSCFFPCCLQELEVQAPPGNTVGYIIQQWHPFSPKFIVANEHREPVLKIHGPFCGWSCLPDVDFEVLTMDEVSKIGKISKQWTGLLREAFTDSDNFGIQFPMDLDVKMKAVMIGACFLIDFMFFETTN, from the exons ATGAATATGTACGCTGTGCCCAGCCCGGGAATGCCAGGCTGTCCACCGGGATTAGAATACCTCACTCAG gtgGATCAACTACTCATCAAACAGAAAGTTGAACTTGTTGAAG CTCTTGTTGGTTTCGAAAGCAACAACAAGTATGAAGTACGTAACGTCATGGGTCAGAATGTGTTCTACGCAGTAGAGGAGAATGACTGTCTGAGTCGACAGTGTTGTGGTCCCATGCGTTCCTTCACCATCCACGTCCTCGACAATTTTGGACAAGAAGTCATTACCGTCACCAGGCCCCTTAAGTGCATGTCTTGCTTCTTCCCTTGTTGTCTACAAGAG CTGGAGGTGCAGGCTCCCCCAGGTAACACAGTGGGGTACATTATACAACAGTGGCACCCGTTCTCGCCTAAATTCATCGTTGCTAATGAACACAGGGAGCCTGTACTGAAGATCCATGGGCCCTTCTGTGGATGGAGCTGCCTTCCAGATGTTGACTTTGAG GTTTTGACAATGGATGAAGTCAGTAAGATCGGGAAAATCAGTAAGCAGTGGACAGGACTTCTACGGGAAGCATTCACAGACTCAGACAACTTTGGCATCCAGTTTCCCATGGATCTGGATGTGAAAATGAAGGCTGTTATGATTGGTGCATGTTTTCTCATT GATTTCATGTTCTTTGAGACCACTAACTAG